GAAGCTCTTGAGCCTGAAATCTTTGAGGAACGTTTGTTTATTGGCCAGGCTGAAATAGCCTGACCAATAAGGTTAGTTAAGCTTTTCTCGTCCAAGTGTGGAACTTCTCAAGATAGGATAGGATTTTCTCGGGAGCGTGATTACGCTTCCATTCACCTGCTACATATTTGTTTGCTTCCATCATGGTTGGGTAGGCATGTATGGTTCCTAAGATTTTATTTAAACCTAAGCCATGTTTCATTGCTAAGGTGAACTCTGCTAATAATTCTCCAGCATGCTCACCAACAATGGTTGCACCAAGTATTTTGTCTTTTCCTGGTACGGTAAGCACTTTAATGAAGCCTTTAGTTGCACCTTCAGCAATTGCGCGGTCTAGTTCTTCTAGCTCAAACTTAGTCACTTCGTAACCAATATCCTGTTGCTTAGCTTCTTGCTCATTTAAACCTACACGAGCAACCTCGGGATAGGTGTAGGTTGCGGCTGGAATTACCGAGTAATCGGCTTTAAATTTTTTGAATCGACCAAACAGCGCGTTTACAGCGGCATACCAAGCTTGATGAGCTGCAAAGTGGGTAAATTGATAAGGCCCAGCCACATCGCCAACAGCATAAATATTGGGGAAATTGGTTTGCAAATGTTCATTTACAGCAATCGTGCCGCGCTCTGAGTTTTCAATACCAAGCTCTTCTAATCCAAAGCCCTTAGTATTTGCAACGCGGCCTAATGCGAGTATCACTTTATCAAAAATAACTTCTTTTTCTTGCTCGCCTTTAATCAGTTTTACACTTTGCTGGCCGTTTTGATTATGAAAGCTAACCGCTTTCCAACCCAATAATAGATTGATACCTTCATTGGTAAACTGTTCTTCTAACAACTTACTCACCTCTAGGTCTTCTCGGATTAATAAGTGGTCGGCCATTTCTATTTGGGTCACTTCGGCACCTAATCGAGCAAAACTTTGGGTTAATTCACAACCAATTGGACCACCACCTAACACGAGCAGCTTTTCTGGGAGTTGTTTTAGCTGCCAAAGCGTATCAGAGGTTAAATATTCGACCTCTTGTAAACCGGGGATGCCGGGTACAAGTGGCCGAGCACCAGTAGCAACTACAATGTTTTGGGTAGTCACTGATTTACCGTCTATTTCGACTTCCCAAGGGCTAATGATTTTTGCGGTGCCTTGAACGCAGTTAACCCCTAATTTGGTATAGCGCTCTACCGAGTCATGTGGTTCAACTTGTTGAATAACATCGTGTACTCGTTGCATTACCTTGGCAAAATTTGCTTGTGCATCGACTTTCTCATAACCAAATTTTTCTGCATTACTCGCTTCATAGGCAAACTTTGCGCTGCGTATTAACGCTTTAGAGGGGACACATCCAGTATTTAAACAGTCGCCGCCCATTAGGTGCTTTTCAACTAAGGTGACTTTTGCTTTAACAGCCGCAGCGATGTATGAACTCACTAAGCCACCAGCACCCGCTCCAATAACTAACATGTTGTTATCAAATGAACTTGGCTTTTGGTAGGGGGCGTAGACTTTGCGTTGCTTAATGCCATTTAAGATTGCCTTGCTAATGTAAGGAAGAATACCCAATAGGGTGAAGGCAATAAGAAGAGACGGTGACAATATTCCCGATAAGCTATCTAACTTTGCTAACTCGGTGCCTGCGTTCACATACACTACGGTTGCGGGGAACATGCCTATTTGGCTTACCCAATAAAAGGTTTTAAGAGGCAGTTTGGTTAATGCCATTACAAGGTTGATTAAAAAGAATGGAAAGACTGGTATTAGCCTTAAACTTAAAAGATAAAAAGCACCTTCTTTTTCTATACCTTTGTTAATGCTCTTTAGTTTGTCGGCATAGCGCTGTTCTAAGCTGTCTCTAACTAAGTAGCGAGCTACTATAAACGCTAAACTCGCGCCGATAGTACTGGCAAAAGAAACCATTATTACGCCGTTCACTACACCAAATAATGCGCCGGCCAGCAAAGTAAGAAGGGCGGCGCCTGGTATCGAAAATGCGGTTACAAAAACATACAAAAAGAAATAAGCAACAATAGACACCAAGAAGTGATTTTCTACAGTGCTTTGTAAATCAGCTTGGCTTTGTTTAATGGTTTCGAAGTTAAGCCATTGGCCTAAGTCGAACCACAGGATAAGACCGACAATAACAGCGAGCACTGCTACAACAATCAGTTTATTTGGTTTCATATTTTGTTCTCTAAACAGTAGTGACAGTTTATAGACCGATAAGCTTATGATTCTATTTCACAATTTTTACGTTGTTAGTATAGGCTAATATGAAATCACTGATTAGCTTAGGCTTATTTAAATCTAACAAAGGTAAGTCTGTATTAAGCTTATCAGGGCTAGCCACAGCGATGACGTGCTTGTCATTTGGGAACAGCAAAGGCTTACCAAGATCGCTTCGATGAATTTCTATTTTTGCCACTTCGCTATGTCGATAGCCTTCAACGACCACTAAATCGCATAGTTGCCAGTTTATCCAAGACAACTGTTCGTTTAAGTCGTCATGTTGCTGCTGAAGACTAAAGTGGTAACGTTTATGAGGGCATGAAAGTATCACCTGTTCTGCGCCAGCCTCTGCAAACTTATGGCTGTCTTTACCCGGTTTATCCAGCTCTATTGCGTGATGGCTATGTTTTATAACCGCAACACTTAAACCCCGTGCCTTTAGCAAAGGAATAAGTTGGCTTAGTAAGGTGGTTTTTCCGCTGCCGCTATAGCCAGCCAAGGCGATGATTGGTTTTGGCCAGTTTCTAGTCATTTTATCTCCAAGTTAGTTATTTTTTACCAATTTAACAAAGCCTAAGCAGATAAGTGGTTTTAAACTTACAAAAAAACATTAAACTGAGCGCTTAAAGGATTTTCTAAGGATTTGTGCATTTGTTTTTTCGCTTGTGGCCGATGTTGCTTGTTTTGTTTACCACTTCGGTAGCAGCGATAGATTTTGATTACCAAGGCATTTCTGGTGAGTCAAAAGATAATGTAAAGGTCTACCTAGAAGCGCAAACCTTTCCTGATAACAGCAGTGCCCGCCGTATAATCAGCGCCAGTAGTGAACAAACCAAACGCGCGCTGCGTGCCCTAGGCTATTACCAAAGTGAAATTACCATAACAGAAACCGCTGAGAAAAAGTTCCTGGTAGATGTAGAGCTAGGTGAGCGGCTGCGGGTAAACAAGTTTGAACTGGATTTTGTTGGCGCAGCAACTAAAGACAGTCGTTATACTGGCGCTATAGCTCGCAGTGGCTTAGCAGAAGGACAAGTTTTTACCCATGCCGCCTACGACGGCCTTAAATCAGAATTCGACCGCTTAGCTTCTCGTTATGGCTACTTCGATGCGGTTTACCATAAAGCAGAAGTTCAGATCAGTATTGTAAATAATACCGCCGACATCTATTTGAGTTATGACTCTGGTGAGCGTTATCGTTTTGGCGACATCGTGTTTACAAATCCAGAATTACCCAGAACCATGTTTGCTAATTTGGCTGAGTTTAATAAGCAAGATCGTTACGATTCACAAAAGGTAGGCGAGTTTAACCAACGACTGGGTGAAACGGACTACTTCCAAGTGATTTCTGTACGACCGGATATTGGTAACCGACATGACGGTGAAATTGATTTACTGGTTGGTTTGCAATTAAAGCCGCGTGATACCTTTGAGGTGGGTGGCGGTATCACTACCGATATTGGCCCTAGAGTTAGGTTAAAATGGACCCGACCGTGGGTGAACGAAAACGGCCATAGTATTACTTTTGAGATTGAAGCCGCAGAGCCAAAGCAAAGCGCTCAGTTTGTTTACCGGATCCCCATAGATAATCCAGTAGACGATTACGTGGATATTCAAACCGGTTATATTCGAGAAAAAACCAATGACACTGAAAGTGAAAAGACTATTTTGTCTACCACTCGTCAATGGCGTTTAGATAACGAATGGAAGCCTTCTTTGTTTTTAAAGTGGCAACACGAAGAATACCGCCAGGCTGATCAGTATTCGGTATCTGATTTGGTGTTACCCGGTGCTAACTTCGCTCGTTTGCGTACTCGTGGTGGTCTAGACCCATACTGGGGAGATAACTTACAAGCTAGCTTAGAAGTGGGTCATCCTTATTGGGGTTCAGATGTAGAAATGTTGCGCTTAGCGGGTTTGGGTAAATGGTTACGTTCTTATCAAAATCATCGCATTTTACTTAGGGCCGATCTTGGTGGCATTCTAGTTGATGATATTACCGACGTACCTGCATCTATGCGTTTCTTTGCCGGTGGTGACCAAAGTATTCGTGGATATGATTATAAAACCATTGGCCCAAAAAACGACGACGGCCAATTGATTGGTGGTAAATATCTCACTGTGGGCAGTGTCGAGTATAACTATCAATTTGCTGAAAAGTGGCGCTGGGCTACCTTCGTAGATGCCGGTACCGCAACTAATGATTTTTCTGAGCCTGTTTCTGTTGGTGTTGGTATGGGTATTCGTTGGCTAACGCTAATTGGTCCATTACGTTTAGATGTTGCGAAGGGCTTGCAAAATGAGTCTGATCCGTGGCGTATTCACTTTTCTCTAGGGCCTGATTTATGATTTTTCGGGCTGTTAAATACACGCTAATTTCTTTAAGCGCTTTACTATTTTGTTTGATACTTGCGTTCTCGTATACGCCAAGTACCCAATGGATATTAACTAAGGTTAGTGATTTAGTTGATGGTCTAAGCATCATTGAGCCCGATGGTAATCTGTATAAGGGCATAAAGGCGCAACAGCTGAGCTGGCAGCAAGCTGGCTTGTTGGTTGAGTTAAATGATTTAGAGCTTGCTTTAAACTGGGTGTGTATTAGTCAAACGAAACTCTGTGTCGAAAAACTGGTCAGCTCAACGCTTACTGTTGAGGTAGATACTCAAGCTATGGCCCAAGCCTCAACAAGCGAGCCAGAACCTCTTGAGCAAGAAGAAGACACCGGCCCTTGGCAGCCTCCATTTCCATTTGTGGTTAATCTACTCAATGTGAGTAACGCTTCTATCATCATTGATGGGATAGATATTTCATGGAAAGAAGTAGTTATTCAAGCCCATTGGGCAGAAGACAATATTCGAGTAGAGCAGTTGCATTTAAACAACTGGCAAGTTGCGCTACCAGCAGGTAGTGAGCAAGAAGAGCAAGCCAAGACAAGCAGCGAAGAATCCAAGCCACTATTACCACTGCTCATCGAAGTACCACAGATCACCATGCCATATCGGGTAGATATTGGCGATCTTCAATTAAGTGAAGGTAAGTTAAAGCTTGATACTCAAGAGCTAGAATTTCCTGTAGCTAAATTAAATGGGGTCTTGGGTTTTGTAGAACTAGAGTTAGCGAATCTATACGTAGAAAGCCCATGGGGAAATCTGCAACTTAGTGGTAAGCAGGCATTTCAAAACCGGTATGCGTCTCTGCTAGAAGGTGCTTGGGATATGCCGCTGGCTGACCAACAATTGCGCACTAACTTTCGTTTAAACGGCGATGGCGACGAGCTAAATGCCGAAATTACCACATCCGGATTGATTGAAAGCCAATTAGATAGCCAAATTGCTTGGCTACAAACAAACCTGCCTTTTGAATTAAGATCTGACCTAAACAAAGCATTTACCTTGGTTGATGAACAGCTCACGTTGACCAGTCTAAGTCTTAACACCAGTGGTGACCTAACTGGTTATCAATTACAACTGCAAAGTGACTTAGCCGGTGTTCAAGATCTTTGGTTAAACGCACAACTACAAGGTGACTTGAACGAGCTACAAGCATTTGACATTCAAGGTGAATTACTTGAAAAACTAGTCATAGATGAAAGCAGCGAAGATCAATTGCTCGATCAGAATAAGCTAAATGGTACTGAATTTGATGAGTCAACTCGTAACGTGGTTGGCGGATTTCAATTTAGCGGCGTTGCTGCTTGGGCGCCTACCTTAAGTGCCCAACTGCTTGCAAATATAGATAATTTGCAGCTTAGTCATTGGCTAGATCTCGGCGAAGATATGGCCCTGCCGGACTTAGATGGCAAACTTGTTGCTAGCATCGAAGACCAAGTGTGGTCGCTAGAAAACGCGGATATTACAGGTGAGTGGTTAAAGCTTCCTTTAAGTATTCAGGCATCAGCAAGTGGAGACTTAGCAAAACAAACTAATCAAGTTGATGCATTAATCGCTCTAGCAAATACTCAAATTGATAGCAGTGTGCAGTTAAACGAACAAACCATTTCAGTAAATGCCAATTTAACAGCAACTCAATTAGCAGAGTTACCTTGGTTAGAAAGTGGGGCAGTAACAGCGCAAGTTAAAGTAACTGGCGAGCTCAACCAGCCCGCGGTCAATTGGCAAATTAAAGCCGAGCAGATTGCAAACAAGCAAATAGCACTTGATGAGGTAACCAGTAAAGGAAACCTGAGCTTAGACGAAAGCTTTTCTGGTCAGCTTGATCTTGCTCTAGCTAATCTTAAAGTCGCTGGTGAAACTATAAACGAAGCAACGCTTAAGTATGTGAGTAAGAATCAAAATCAATCGCTGAATCTAGCGGTTGAACAGTCTACTCGTAATCTACATTTGGATTTAACCGGTGGAGGCACCTTTTCTTCTTGGCAAGGTCAGTTATTAAAGGCTGATTTAACTGCAGAATTGGGCACTTGGTACTTATCAAATCCTATCGATCTTGCTTATCAAGATTCGGTAGCAAGTGTTGGGGAGCACTGCTGGTCTCGCGATGACAGTGAGTTGTGTTTGTTGTCGCCATTTTCTACTAATGGCAATAGTAAGCTGGACTTGCGGGTAAAAGACTTTGATTTTCTGGTATTAAATCACCTTCTGCCAGAAGGAACCGAGTTGCAGGGGCAAGCATCTGCAGAAGTTAACGCGAAGTTTAGTCAATGGGTTCCAGAAACAGCAAAAATAAACTTACATCTAAATCCGGGTTCAGTTATACAAAAAACCGAACTCAATGAAGTAACCTTAACTTATCAAGTATTAACCCTAGACGCTGATCTAGAAGGCGAGACATTGCAGTGGCAAGCCTTATTTGAGTCAGAAGAGTTAGGTGCCTTACGCTCATCGGGAGTAACTTCGATTGATAAAGAAGGACAAATAGACGGCAAGTTAGATATCGACAATATTCGTCTCTCACCTTTGCTTCCATTTGTAACGGTTCTCGATAACCTTGAAGGTCGAATAGACGGTGAAGTTGTGGTTAAAGGGCAGGTAATTTCACCTAAGTTAGATGGAGAAATTAATCTAATAGAAGGATATGTATCTGGTCCCGATGTCCCCTTGAGTATTGAACAACTAGAAACGCAAATCTTGCTAGACAACCAGCAAGCCAATATCGCTGGTAAATTTAATAGTGAGGGAAGAACAGCTCAATGGCAGGGCGAATTTGCGTGGCCCAATAATAACTTAGAGGGCGAGTTAGATATTAATGCCAAGTTACTTCCAATTATTGTTGATCCTTACGCTACCTTAGCTGTTTCGCCAGATATTAAAATTAAGTTAATCGACGACCTTATCGACATTGGCGGCACGGTCGCAGTCGAAGAGGGCGCGATTAAAGTTAAATCTTTGCCAGAGTCAGCAGTCTCAGAATCTTCGGATGCGATTGTAATTGAAGAGCAAAGCGAAGCTGTTGCTTCTCAACGTACAAAAATAGATATAACAGTGACCTTAGCCGAGGAGATTACCCTAGAGGCCTTAGGCTTGAATACTAACTTAAAAGGTCATTTAAACTTAAAACAACAACCTAGCGAGCCCTTGCTAGCAGATGGACGCATTGAGTTAGTCGATGGCCGCTTTAGAGCTTACGGGCAAAACCTACTTATTGAGAAAGGTTGGATCATGTTTACTGGTCCTTTAGAGCAACCTTATCTTGATATTCAAGCTGTACGTAATCCAGATACGATTTCAGACGATGTCACCGTTGGGGTGCAAGTTGTTGGTTTAGCCGATGCGCCGCAGGTTAGTTTGTTTTCCGAGCCATCAATGTCGCAAAATGAAATGTTATCTTACCTACTACGGGGGCGGGCATTAAGTGATAGCGAGCAAGATGACAATGCCTTGTCTTCAATGTTACTTAGTGCCGGTCTCGGCAGAGCAGAAGGGCTAGTGGGTAATGTAGGTAATACACTCGGCTTAAATGATTTGTCACTAAGTACTGCTGGTTCTGGCAGCTCCACTCAAGTAGAAGTGAGTGCCTATGTATTACCTGGGGTTCAAGTAAGATATGGCATGGGAGTTTTTGACCCGGTTAATGAACTCACCATTAAATATGAGATCTTGCCCAAATTGTTTATTGAGGCATTCTCTGGCTTAAATAGCGCACTAGATGTTTATTACGAGTTTTACCTAGAATAAACCAGGTGTTTGGTTTGCAATGTATAGATAAGGATCATTATGAATAAACAAATCATAGCAAGAGCTATAGTTGTTGCTGTCATCGTTGGTTCGATCTTAAACCTAATAAACCAATGGGATATTGTTAACGGTGCGAGCCCTAAGTGGGGCGCGATATTATTCACCTACTGTGTTCCGTTTTTAGTATCTTATTTTAGTGGTGCGATGGCTAACGGCAATAAGTCAGCTAGCAATAGCAATGATGAGTTAATCGAACGGCTTAACCAAGAGGTACTAAGTCTAGAATCAACATTAGAACCACTCGCTCCATTACCTTCAAGCACTAAACAAAGCCTGCTTAGCATTAAATCGCTGTTAAAAACTAACGCTTAATTGTCTATAAATAGCCCACTAAGTTTGATTGTTGTTTAACATCTCACTAATTCCACTCGTTACAAAATTACGTTTTAGTGTTTAGTTATATATGTTGCTTATGAGCTATGTCGCATATGATGGATATCGTAAATAAGGTTAACTATAAAATAATAGCCTGGGTAAACTTGTTGAACCAAAATTGTTTCCGAAAAATATAAGATGATTTCGGAGATCAAATGAGCACAATTAACCTAACGGTTAAGGAAAAAGTAGCCTACGGTTTGGGCGACATGGGATGTAATTTTGTTTGGCAAACGGTGATGCTGTTCTTAGCTTACTATTACACCGACGTATATGGCCTATCCCCGGTACACATGGGTACCATGTTTTTGTTAGTTCGTTTTATCGATGCGATAACCGACCCAATAATGGGCTCGTTAGTAGACAGAACACGGACTAAGCATGGTCAATTTAGACCTTATATTTTATGGATGGCCATTCCGTTTGGTATCGCCTGTATGGTGACATTCTATACTCCCGATTTAGGTTCTACTGGCAAGGTAATTTATGCTTATGCTTCATACATTCTGCTAACACTAATGTATACCGCCATAAACGTACCTTATTGTGCGATGGCAAATGCCATGACCAATGATCCTAAACAACGTGTGTCCTTGCAATCTTATCGTTTTGCTTTAAGCACCGCAGGCGGTTTAGTGGTAGCTCTGGTAGCTCTTCCTTTGGTTCAATACATCGGACAAGGTGATGAACAAAAAGGTTATCTTGGTGCGATGGTTGTGATGGGTATTGGCGCAATGTTGTTGTTCTTTTATTGTTTCGCAAATACCAAAGAGCACCATACTGCTGAGCTGAGCCCAAGCAAAAAAGGTTCTACCTTTAGTGATGTGAAGTTACTGTGGAAAAACACCCAGTGGCGGGTATTGTTTATCCTAAATATTGTTTTGCTCACTGGTGTTGTTTTAAAAGCAGCTTCGACCATGTATTACGTAAACACAGTGATGGGGCGCGCCGATCTAGCCACTATGATGATGGTGGCAGGAATGCTGGCTAATATTGTTGGTGCAATGGCGTCTTCGCCAGTTCTTGGCCGTTTTGACAAGATTAAAACCTATAAAGTGCTGATTGGCATTTCTGGAATACTCTCAGCTGCAATGTTTTTTATTGATCCTAGCAATGTGATTTTAGTGTTTGTTGTAATGATAGTGCTAAGCGTTGTGCAAATGAGCACTACGCCTTTGTTATGGAGCATGATGAGCGACGTGGTTGATTATGAACAATCACGCAGCGGTCGTTCGTTAAGTGGCATGGTGTTTTCTACCAACTTGTTTGCAATTAAAGCTGGCATCGCGATTGGTGGCGCCATGGTGGGGTGGATTTTAGCTGGTGCAGGTTATGTTGGTGGTGCAGAACTCCAATCAACCCAGGCAACTACGTGGATTAACCTATTGTACACCTTTATCCCAGGTGTGTTCTTCTTCTCTTTGGTATTTGTAATGCATTTCTATCGCTTAGATGCGAATACTTTAGAGCTGGCAAAACAACAAAGTCCAGAGCAAGCTAACAAGTTAGCTGCCGATGCAGTGTAAGCCAAATAGCATTTAATAAAAAAGCCGACATCATCGATGTTGGCTTTTTTGTATTAGGCTTTAGCTTTACTGCTAGTACAAAAGGCTGAAGTACTTTCTGCGGTACTGAGATGATAAAGGGTCGCCATTTAGTGTGGCTAACATGTCTAAGAAGTTCTTTTTAATCTGGCCGTCTAGGCACTCTAAGTCTTTTTGAAGTATCGCTAGCAGCAGTTCAAGAGCTTCTTGATTACGACCTGCTTGAGAATACTGAATAGCTAAGCTTAAGCGCAGCTCAGCGCTATCTTCAGCTGTGTTCAGTTTGCTTTCAAGTGCTTTAATCTCAGGGCTTTCGGCTGCTGCTTTTAGAAGTTCCAGCTGGCTTTTTAACTCATGAAAATCGGCTTGTTGGTCCTCAAGTGGTAAGCCGTTTAACAGTGTTTCGGCCTCGTCTGCGATTTGGTTATTAAGCAAGGCTCTAATCAATACCAAGATAATGTCGTTACGTTGAGGGGCTAGATTATGAGCTTCACGTATCACGTTTAATGCTTCTACCGATTGGTCTTCTGCTAGTAGCTCTTTAGCTTTTGCTAACAGTTGCTCCTCAGGTGCAGGTAAATGACGAACAATGGTTTCTGTAACTTGCTCCGGAGAAGGAATGTCGGCAAAACCATCAACTGGGCGACCTTCTTTTAGGATTACTACAGCTGGGGCTTGAGCAACACCAAGTTGCTGAGCAAGCGGCGCTAACTCATCCATATTAACCCGAGCTAAAGTAAAGCTTCCGCCAGTTTGTTGATGGATTTGTTGTAGTAAAGAAAACAGTGGCTCGCACTGAGGGCTAGAAGGCGACCAAAAATGCACCACTACTGGCAGGTTCATTGAACCTTCAATTAACACTTGTTGGGCGTTCTCAAAACTAATATCGATAACAGACGTTGTGGGCTGCATAGCGTTTTCCGTTGGTTGTTTAGCCTTAATTTGGTGACTAAAAGCATGTTTTTCAAGTAAGAATGCTAGATTAGCAAATTAGCGATAAAAATGGATAGCTTAAAGCGGTACTATGGACATTCCTATTGTTAGTGAAACAGGATGTTATGGATACACTGTCGTTAGCTGATCTTACGATCTTATTAGTAGAACCTTCAAATATGCAACGCAACATCATTCGTACGCGATTGCATGAAGCGGGTATTGATAATTTTTTAATGGCAGAGAACTGTCAACTGGCCCTGGACCTCGCAATTAAAACTGCACCAGATTTGGTGGTTAGCTCTATGTATTTCAGCGACGGTACTGCTACCGATTTAGTGCAACAGTTACGAGCTAATGATTTAAGCCGTGATGTGGCCTTTATGCTGATTTCTAGTGAAGCCTGTCACCACACCTTAGACGCTATTAAGCAAGCGGGTGTTATTGCTATTTTGCCTAAGCCTTTCGAATTCACACACTTATTGTCTGCGCTGCAAGCAACCATTAGTTATATAGAGCCAGATAGTGAAGTTATCGATAACTTAGATTTTTCTGATAAAACGGTACTGGTTGTAGATGACAGCCAAACGGCTCGCCGTCATATTTCAAAAGTATTAGAAAACATAGGGTTAACTAAACTGATTTTGGCAGAAAATGGTCAGGAAGCTTTATCGTTGATGGTAAACAACCAAGTAGATTTGGTGATTACCGATTACAACATGCCGATAATGGATGGGGCGGCATTAATTGAAGCGTTGCGCCAACATCCAACCTTTTGTGAGATCCCAGCTCTAATGGTGACGTCTGAAAATAATTGCGCCAAGCTTGATGGTGTAAGGCAAAGCGGCGTATCAGCTTTAGTCGACAAGCCGTTTGATATAGACGCGGTTAAACAGGTGCTAACCCGGCTGTTTGATTAGCACCGCTGTTGCTTAATCGAAAATTTGATCACCCATTTGATCAATAAACGTTTTACATTTGTGCATGGCTAGTTCGGCGGCGTCGTCAGAGCTAGCGCATGTATCAGAGCGGATAAACATGTGCTCTTTCAATTCACCATTTACAGTTTTACTGATTTGAGCCGCCACACGGTATTGCCCATTTGCAGATTGTGGCTGAGGGGCAATGGTGAACTCATTGTAAACTTCCGCTGGATAGCTTTTGGGGGTAACTGGCGCAGCTTGGAACATTTTCTTTAAAGCTGAAAAGATACTCATCTTAATGATTTTCCTAAATTTAAGCTAAAACATGTACTACAGCTTTAAGATTGGCGAGCTGCATACTGTATGATGCATGATAACGAGCAATTCAACATAATCGCAATGGATTTACTGTGAACTTAGAGACTATTTTTTCTCAATTTAACCAAATGAGTGCCGCTATTACTTTTTCCTTACTTTTTTT
The Agarivorans aestuarii DNA segment above includes these coding regions:
- a CDS encoding FAD-dependent oxidoreductase — encoded protein: MKPNKLIVVAVLAVIVGLILWFDLGQWLNFETIKQSQADLQSTVENHFLVSIVAYFFLYVFVTAFSIPGAALLTLLAGALFGVVNGVIMVSFASTIGASLAFIVARYLVRDSLEQRYADKLKSINKGIEKEGAFYLLSLRLIPVFPFFLINLVMALTKLPLKTFYWVSQIGMFPATVVYVNAGTELAKLDSLSGILSPSLLIAFTLLGILPYISKAILNGIKQRKVYAPYQKPSSFDNNMLVIGAGAGGLVSSYIAAAVKAKVTLVEKHLMGGDCLNTGCVPSKALIRSAKFAYEASNAEKFGYEKVDAQANFAKVMQRVHDVIQQVEPHDSVERYTKLGVNCVQGTAKIISPWEVEIDGKSVTTQNIVVATGARPLVPGIPGLQEVEYLTSDTLWQLKQLPEKLLVLGGGPIGCELTQSFARLGAEVTQIEMADHLLIREDLEVSKLLEEQFTNEGINLLLGWKAVSFHNQNGQQSVKLIKGEQEKEVIFDKVILALGRVANTKGFGLEELGIENSERGTIAVNEHLQTNFPNIYAVGDVAGPYQFTHFAAHQAWYAAVNALFGRFKKFKADYSVIPAATYTYPEVARVGLNEQEAKQQDIGYEVTKFELEELDRAIAEGATKGFIKVLTVPGKDKILGATIVGEHAGELLAEFTLAMKHGLGLNKILGTIHAYPTMMEANKYVAGEWKRNHAPEKILSYLEKFHTWTRKA
- the mobB gene encoding molybdopterin-guanine dinucleotide biosynthesis protein B; this encodes MTRNWPKPIIALAGYSGSGKTTLLSQLIPLLKARGLSVAVIKHSHHAIELDKPGKDSHKFAEAGAEQVILSCPHKRYHFSLQQQHDDLNEQLSWINWQLCDLVVVEGYRHSEVAKIEIHRSDLGKPLLFPNDKHVIAVASPDKLNTDLPLLDLNKPKLISDFILAYTNNVKIVK
- a CDS encoding autotransporter assembly complex protein TamA, encoding MFFRLWPMLLVLFTTSVAAIDFDYQGISGESKDNVKVYLEAQTFPDNSSARRIISASSEQTKRALRALGYYQSEITITETAEKKFLVDVELGERLRVNKFELDFVGAATKDSRYTGAIARSGLAEGQVFTHAAYDGLKSEFDRLASRYGYFDAVYHKAEVQISIVNNTADIYLSYDSGERYRFGDIVFTNPELPRTMFANLAEFNKQDRYDSQKVGEFNQRLGETDYFQVISVRPDIGNRHDGEIDLLVGLQLKPRDTFEVGGGITTDIGPRVRLKWTRPWVNENGHSITFEIEAAEPKQSAQFVYRIPIDNPVDDYVDIQTGYIREKTNDTESEKTILSTTRQWRLDNEWKPSLFLKWQHEEYRQADQYSVSDLVLPGANFARLRTRGGLDPYWGDNLQASLEVGHPYWGSDVEMLRLAGLGKWLRSYQNHRILLRADLGGILVDDITDVPASMRFFAGGDQSIRGYDYKTIGPKNDDGQLIGGKYLTVGSVEYNYQFAEKWRWATFVDAGTATNDFSEPVSVGVGMGIRWLTLIGPLRLDVAKGLQNESDPWRIHFSLGPDL
- the tamB gene encoding autotransporter assembly complex protein TamB; this translates as MIFRAVKYTLISLSALLFCLILAFSYTPSTQWILTKVSDLVDGLSIIEPDGNLYKGIKAQQLSWQQAGLLVELNDLELALNWVCISQTKLCVEKLVSSTLTVEVDTQAMAQASTSEPEPLEQEEDTGPWQPPFPFVVNLLNVSNASIIIDGIDISWKEVVIQAHWAEDNIRVEQLHLNNWQVALPAGSEQEEQAKTSSEESKPLLPLLIEVPQITMPYRVDIGDLQLSEGKLKLDTQELEFPVAKLNGVLGFVELELANLYVESPWGNLQLSGKQAFQNRYASLLEGAWDMPLADQQLRTNFRLNGDGDELNAEITTSGLIESQLDSQIAWLQTNLPFELRSDLNKAFTLVDEQLTLTSLSLNTSGDLTGYQLQLQSDLAGVQDLWLNAQLQGDLNELQAFDIQGELLEKLVIDESSEDQLLDQNKLNGTEFDESTRNVVGGFQFSGVAAWAPTLSAQLLANIDNLQLSHWLDLGEDMALPDLDGKLVASIEDQVWSLENADITGEWLKLPLSIQASASGDLAKQTNQVDALIALANTQIDSSVQLNEQTISVNANLTATQLAELPWLESGAVTAQVKVTGELNQPAVNWQIKAEQIANKQIALDEVTSKGNLSLDESFSGQLDLALANLKVAGETINEATLKYVSKNQNQSLNLAVEQSTRNLHLDLTGGGTFSSWQGQLLKADLTAELGTWYLSNPIDLAYQDSVASVGEHCWSRDDSELCLLSPFSTNGNSKLDLRVKDFDFLVLNHLLPEGTELQGQASAEVNAKFSQWVPETAKINLHLNPGSVIQKTELNEVTLTYQVLTLDADLEGETLQWQALFESEELGALRSSGVTSIDKEGQIDGKLDIDNIRLSPLLPFVTVLDNLEGRIDGEVVVKGQVISPKLDGEINLIEGYVSGPDVPLSIEQLETQILLDNQQANIAGKFNSEGRTAQWQGEFAWPNNNLEGELDINAKLLPIIVDPYATLAVSPDIKIKLIDDLIDIGGTVAVEEGAIKVKSLPESAVSESSDAIVIEEQSEAVASQRTKIDITVTLAEEITLEALGLNTNLKGHLNLKQQPSEPLLADGRIELVDGRFRAYGQNLLIEKGWIMFTGPLEQPYLDIQAVRNPDTISDDVTVGVQVVGLADAPQVSLFSEPSMSQNEMLSYLLRGRALSDSEQDDNALSSMLLSAGLGRAEGLVGNVGNTLGLNDLSLSTAGSGSSTQVEVSAYVLPGVQVRYGMGVFDPVNELTIKYEILPKLFIEAFSGLNSALDVYYEFYLE
- the nrtS gene encoding nitrate/nitrite transporter NrtS; protein product: MNKQIIARAIVVAVIVGSILNLINQWDIVNGASPKWGAILFTYCVPFLVSYFSGAMANGNKSASNSNDELIERLNQEVLSLESTLEPLAPLPSSTKQSLLSIKSLLKTNA